tgaccaaactttcaagataaaaaaaaaaaaaaaagacaaagccaGCGTATCCAtaagcctccagtggtttaatccatgtcttatgaagcgATCAGTTCagctgagaacagaccaaaatataacttcttttttactataaatgttgacatctgcagtctccttggtgatcatgatttcaagcttgactgCACTTTTTTTTAGCACCATCTAGATCTCTGCGTGTCaagaactaggaagtgtaatcaagctcaAAATCTTGATTGGCCAAGAGacttgctgcctttatgtcctttttgaagcttcaaatttttgtgtcaccatacacttgcattgtatgaacctacttttgcttttggcgattcacattcatCACGCTTATCAggacctactggacagggagataTTATAGggaaaaaaacgacttaaatattgatgcgTCTCAGCCCCACCAATCACCACTTCTGTAAATATGGTATAAGCACTGAAGTCTTATGtgttacttttaggctgcctttatatgattttggacctttaaagttctggccacaattcacttgccttgtgaggacctgctgagatattcttctaaaaatatttgtttgtttagcagaagaaagtaagttatacacatctgggatggcatgagggtgagtaaatgattttcatttttgagcgaACTATCCTTTTGAGCTTGCTACAGACTGAAAGTGCGGAGTTTGATGAGAAATTCACTGCATTGCATGACGATAAGAAtctattaactttttatttttgtttacacaaacaaatgaaacagaaatagTACAAAAAACGAGCCATGACAAGCATAGTCTATTTCTCAGGTGGTGGAGCTTTTCTCTTCACAGCTCGTATCAGAGCTTGCTGTACTACCGGGTAGAGTTTGTGGCAACCGTCCATGCATGTTCTCACAGCACCTGCAAGTGTGTCTCCCCGCATCTCTCCGTCCGCATTCAGACCAGACACTTGATTCAGATTTGGAAGAAGAGCCACGGTGACACATCCCTGATTCTCCCCGTATCCCTCCTGCCAGTTCCCACACTCTTCTGTGTATGATGGGTCAACGAGACAACAGTCTCCATTCTGCCGTAGCGCACTACCCAACACCACATCGTACATTTCAATACCAGCATCCGCCAGCGCCATAGAGGCGCATGTGACTGAATGTGCGAGAATCGAGCCGTCATTCTCCAAAACCATGATGTTAACTTCGATCTGAGAGCGTGGGTATCTGTGCAGACAGACACCTGGCTGTAAGCTCTCGAGCAGAGTGGCGGACAGGTCTCTCTCCTCGCTGCCCTGAATCCAGGCGCCCCGTTTAATGCAGGAAAACGGCGCAAGCCTGAAGTCGCAAATAAGGCGACCGGTTTTCATGTCTGTTTCGTCTTTGCGTTCAATTTCTCGTGGGCCGTACACCGAACATATGATCTTAGTGTTGCCAGCCTCGAGGTAAGCTGAGCCCTTCGCCTGACTGATGAGCCCACAGCGCACAAACACTGGCCGGACATCGCCATTCCCTCGGGAGCCCTGCCTGCTGCCTGCTTCGGGGATTTTGTTTGGAGAAAGAAAGAGCAGCGGGGATTGCGATTCCTCTGGTCCACGGATACGTTTGGTGTCAACCGGCATTTTCAATAAACCCACGTGTTTATGAGAAGATGACTTTTCAGGGGCGATCTTGTTCGAGGAAGAAACGGTGACAGGAGATTGCTAGTTATGCACTACCGCCATCTATCGGATAGGCGTGAAAAGACGCAAAGCTCGACACGAAGATGTCCTAATGGATTGCGAGGGAACCTTTTTTGTGATTAAGACCGTTGATGTGACGGGTAACCTTATAGTTTATTTATAGTAAAGGATAAGTAAATGATAATCCAGGGATAGGTGTGCATTAAACGATTTTAAATGCACGACGTAGAGGCGATCCTTGGGGCTCTGGGGAAAAAAGCGGGCCCTTCTGATATTTACGTCTATTAAATTCATacgataatatatatatttttaaaagttctcgttgtaataataataatataaatatattaaaacattcaaAGTGCACTCAGAACTCATGTTTCACTACACACAGCATCACTTGACACTTAGTATGGGTCATCTGTTATTAAAAAAGATCTGACTGCCTTCTGTTGTTGTGGTGATGCCGCTATGGTGGTGGCCTCTTTCTCTTTATGAGGTGTTGATGTGATTGATGGAAGTACCTGCTGACGGCACTGCTGGATGTGTGAAGACTCTTCATCATGAGCAGAGCAAGAGgctgcaatggaagtcaatggaactGCTAAACAATTAaagtaataattatataaattcagatatcagtaaataattaaatatacattCAGATAGCAGATACATTTAGCTTCAATATTCTTATTCAGCATGAATATTCTCATTGTAACACACATAATCAGGTAAATACATTTCTGAGAGAAGGCCATATCAATATCAATAATACCACGTGATACATGGAATTCACATTCAATATGTGCTTGTCTGGGGTGTTGTAATGACTAGTAATGCTCTTAGAGAGAGAACAGAAAGCACGGAGCATTTAACTACAATCTTTCACTAACAAGCATTCATTTTTTTAACAGTATAGGTTCATACGTGATAAgctgtgtggattgacggtctcagaagcggaggcaactgggacttgtcctccgccacacggatgaggtgagtaaccgcaccaccacgaggacctactaagtagtgggaattgggcattccaaattaggagaaaaggggataaaaaaaaaatcccaaaacaCCTGCCTATTGTGTGGGTCCCCCTCGTGTCGCCAAAACCGTTACAACCCGCAtcgcagaatagcattctgaaatgatatacagtcaggtccataaatattgggacattgacacaattctaatatttttggctctatacaccaccacaatggattttaaaTTAAACGAAcgagatgtgctttaactgcagactttcagctttaatttgtgggtatttacatccaaatcaggtgaacggtgtaggaattacaacagtttgtatatgtgcctcccactttttaagggaccaaaagtaatgggacaattggctgctcagctgttccatggccaggtgtgtgttattccctcattgtcccatttacaaggagcagataaaaggtccagatttcatttcaagtg
The sequence above is a segment of the Xyrauchen texanus isolate HMW12.3.18 chromosome 2, RBS_HiC_50CHRs, whole genome shotgun sequence genome. Coding sequences within it:
- the exosc6 gene encoding exosome complex component MTR3; protein product: MPVDTKRIRGPEESQSPLLFLSPNKIPEAGSRQGSRGNGDVRPVFVRCGLISQAKGSAYLEAGNTKIICSVYGPREIERKDETDMKTGRLICDFRLAPFSCIKRGAWIQGSEERDLSATLLESLQPGVCLHRYPRSQIEVNIMVLENDGSILAHSVTCASMALADAGIEMYDVVLGSALRQNGDCCLVDPSYTEECGNWQEGYGENQGCVTVALLPNLNQVSGLNADGEMRGDTLAGAVRTCMDGCHKLYPVVQQALIRAVKRKAPPPEK